The following proteins come from a genomic window of Triticum aestivum cultivar Chinese Spring chromosome 6A, IWGSC CS RefSeq v2.1, whole genome shotgun sequence:
- the LOC123131219 gene encoding trinucleotide repeat-containing gene 18 protein translates to MATAATSRPSGPVLSIPSYRSASPTRVKLPAGGSGANRSPGKSVSVSSPSSTTTSRRSCMCSSTNHPGSFRCSLHKERNQAAPAGSSKPASPPSVRSACNLGSKRMDSAQCARRALAPPPSAQQSQQHRRRAGGFRPRPSRLSAVSTAGERPINKYQ, encoded by the coding sequence ATGGCGACAGCAGCCACAAGTCGGCCCAGCGGCCCGGTGCTGTCCATACCCAGCTACCGCTCCGCCTCGCCCACCCGCGTCAAGCTTCCCGCCGGTGGCAGCGGCGCCAACCGCTCCCCGGGCAAGTCCGTCAGCGTCTCGTCCCCGTCCTCCACCACCACAAGCCGGCGGTCCTGCATGTGCTCCTCGACGAACCACCCGGGCTCGTTCCGGTGCAGCCTCCACAAGGAGCGCAACCAGGCGGCCCCCGCCGGGAGCAGCAAGCCCGCCTCCCCGCCGTCCGTCCGCAGCGCCTGCAATCTGGGCTCGAAGCGCATGGACAGCGCTCAGTGTGCCCGCAGGGCCCTCGCGCCTCCCCCCTCTGCGCAGCAGTCGCAGCAGCACCGGAGGCGCGCGGGCGGGTTCCGCCCCAGGCCCAGCAGACTCTCCGCCGTCTCCACGGCCGGCGAGCGTCCCATCAACAAGTACCAGTAA